Part of the Paracoccus sp. MC1862 genome, CAACTGCTTTACACCAGCTTCGGGAACGGGATGCCGCAGGTGATGCTGATGGACGTGGCCACCGTCCAGTCGCGCCCGCTGAAGCAGGAGGCGGGGACCATGAGCTTTGCGCCCCGCTTTTCCCCCGACAGCCGCTGGATCGTCTATTCGCGCGAACAGGGCGGCAATACCGACGTCTGGCAGATGGACGTGGCCACAGGGGCGGAACGGCCGCTGACGGAGACTTCGGCTATCGAGACCTCGCCCAGCTATTCGCCAGACGGCCGCCGGATCGTCTTCGAAAGCGACCAGTCGGGCAACCAGCAGATCTATGTCATCCCTGCCGACGGCTCGGGCGAACCGACGCGGATCAGCTTTGGCGACGGCAGCTACGGCACCCCCGCATGGTCGCCCACCGGCGACCTGATCGCCTTCACCAAGCGCAACGGCGACCGCTTCCATATCGGCGTGATGCGGCCGGACGGGACCGAGGAAAAGCTGTTGACCGAATCCTTTCTTGACGAGGGTCCGACCTGGGCCCCCAATGGCCGCGTCGTCATGTTCACGCGCCAGACGCCCGGCGGCGACGGCACCTCGCGCCTGCATTCGGTGGACGTGACCGGCCGGAATATGCGCCCGCTGTCGATCGAGGGCGCCGCCTCCGACCCCGACTGGGGACCGCTTTTGCCATGAGGAGCTTGCTGCCGATGAACGGCCTTCGCACCGCTGCCGCCGTGTTCCTGCTTGCGGGTCTGGGCGCCTGCGCCCAGACCCCGCCCATTGCAACGGTGACCGATCCCTACGCAGGCAGCCGCTATACCGGCACGCTGCCCGGCGGCACCCTTCCCGGCGCCAGCGCCGAGGATTTCCGCCGCATTGCCGGCGACACCGTCTGGTTCCCCGAAAACGATGCGGCGCTGGACGGCCGCGCGCGCGAGACCTTGGTGCGGCAGGCCGGCTGGCTTAAGCAGAACGGCAGCTTCTCGACCGTCATCGAGGGGCACGCGGACGAGCAGGGGACGCGGGAATACAACCTCGCGCTGGGGGCTCGGCGGGCCAGCGCGGTGCAGGAATACCTGGTCTCGCAGGGCGTGGAACGGGGACGCATCCGCACCAGTTCCTATGGCAAGGAGCGGCCCTTCGAGATCTGTTCCGATCCCGCCTGTCAGGCCCAGAACCGCCGGACCGTGACCGTTGTCACGCCGAGG contains:
- a CDS encoding OmpA family protein translates to MNGLRTAAAVFLLAGLGACAQTPPIATVTDPYAGSRYTGTLPGGTLPGASAEDFRRIAGDTVWFPENDAALDGRARETLVRQAGWLKQNGSFSTVIEGHADEQGTREYNLALGARRASAVQEYLVSQGVERGRIRTSSYGKERPFEICSDPACQAQNRRTVTVVTPRAGV